A stretch of DNA from Micromonospora peucetia:
GGGCGGTCGACCCCGGCGGGCGTCGCGCCACCGGTCACCGATCCGGCGTAACGCCCGCAGCTCGTCCGGGTCGAGCGGCGGGAACTCGGCCGACGGCGTGACGACCGTACCGCCCTCGCCCTCGCCGCCGTCCCGATCCGCCATCGGCCTTCCCGTCCCGGTGTTTCCCTCCTCCGCACTCTCACGGACGCGGCCGGCTCCGGCAGCGAAACGGCCGTTCCCGCGCCGACGAGTGGCGTCCGCCGCGTCGCCCGGCGGTGCGGTCGGTCCGCCGGACCGAAGCGGATCGAGCCGCCGGCCGGGGAGTCGGGCGGCTCAGTCGGGCAGCGGGCCGGCGTCGGCGGGGACGACGGTGGGCACCGGTGGGATGCGGCGGGCGGCACGGGCGCCGCCGAGCACCACCACCGCGACGCCGGCCAGGAGCAGCGCCAACCCGAGCAGGGCGGTCACCCCGGGCAGCTGCCCCAGCCAGGCCCAGCCGAGCAGGGCCGCGCCCGGCGCCTCCAGCAGCACCAGCACGCTGACCGTGGTCGCCGAGACCTTCCTCAGCGCGTAGTTGAACATCGAGTGCCCGAGCAGTTGGGCCCCGGCGACCAGGGCCAGCACGGCGGCCCAGCTGCCGGCGTCGAAACCGGTCAGTGGTACTCCGCCGACCAGGCAGACCAGCAGCAGGAGCAACGCGCAGACGCCGTAGCAGATGGTGGTGTAGGTGGTCGTGCTGATCGTCGTACGAGCCCGCTCGCCGAACGCGGTGTAGACCGCCGCGAACATTCCACCGGCCACCGCGAGCAGGTCGCCGGCGACGGCCCGGCCGGAGACGGCGAAGTCGGCCCCGGTCGCCACGCCCGCCCCCGCGACCGCCACCGCGATGCCGGCCCACACGACGCCCGGCAGCCGGCGGCCCTGGACGCGGGCGATCAGTCCCTGCCAGACCGGCTGGGTGGCGCACAGCGCGGTCGCTGCGGCGACCGAGGTGAGCCTGGTGCTGGGCATCCAGGTGGCGAAGTGCGCGGCGAGCGCCACGCCCGACAGCATGCAGTAGACGCCCTCACGCCGACCGGCGCCGACCGTCAGCGACCGGAACTCGGCGCGTCGCCGGGCCATCGAGAACGGGCCCAGCACGACGACCGAGAGCAGGTTGCGCCAGAACGCGACGGCCAGGGCCGGCGCCGCCGCGAACGCCACCAGCGGCGCGGACGACGAGACGGCGACGACGGCCAGGGCGAGCGCCCCGGTGGTGACCGGGTCGAGCGGCGGGCGGCGCGGTGCGGGGGACACAGGGTGAAATCCTCACACGTGACGGGGCATCACCTACCGTCAACGCTCCGTTACGATCATGCCGTCCGCGCCGGCGATTCCCCTACCGCCCGGAGGCGCTCCCCCATGCCCACGTACCAGGCGGTCCTGTTCGACTTCTTCGGCACGCTGACCCGTTCCGTCCAGCGGGGTGCGGCCCACCGGTCGACCGCCGAGTTGCTCGGATGCCCGCCGCGCGCGCTCGTCGAGGTGCTCGACCGCACCTACTACGAGCGGGCCTGCGGGCGGCTCGGCAACGCCGAGGCGACCCTGCGCTGGGTCTGCGAGCAGGCGGGCGTGCACCCCTCGGACGACGCGGTCCGCTCGGCGGTCGCCTCCCGCCACCGGGCCATCCGCGCCGACACCCGGCTGCGGGACGAGGCGGTGCCCACGCTGGCCGCGCTGCGCCGGCTCGGCCTACGGACCGGGGTGATCAGCGACTGCACACACGAGCTGCCGGCGTTCCTGCCGCAGTTGCCGATCGCCCCGCTGCTCGACGTGCGGGTCTTCTCCGTACAGGTGGGACGCTGCAAGCCGGACCCGGCGCTCTACCAGGCGGCCTGCCGGCGGCTCAGCCTGGCACCGGCCGACTGCCTCTATGTCGGCGACGGCGGCAGCCAGGAGCTGACCGGGGCGGAGCGGGCCGGGATGACAGCCGTACGGCTGGCCGCACCGGACCTGGCCGGCCACATGGTGTTCAACGCCGACGCCGCCTGGATCGGGCCTGCGCTGCACTCGCTCGACGAGGTGGTCGACCTGGTGCGGGCCACGACCGTGCCGCCGGGCCCCCCGCTGCCGGCCGCCTGCGGCTCCTGCTGACCTCGGCCCGCCCGCCTCAGCGGCGGCGGACCCGGTGCAGGCGGAACGGTTTGCGGGTCACTCGCACCGCCGGCGTCTCGCGGGGCACCTCGGCCAGCGAGTCGGCGGGCAGCCCGGCACCGGCGACCGGCTCGCCGGCCGGGGTCAGCCGGTTCACCGCACAGCCCTCGGCCGCCCAGCGCTCCACCAGTTCGGCGGTGGATCCGGACGCGTTCAGCCGCTTCGCGGCCACCAGCGGCGCGGCGGTCTCCCAGTGCTCGGTGCCCGGCGCCAGGCGGCTCACCCGGGCCGGCCAGGTGACGATCCGCCCGCCATGGTCACCGCGGAGCGTGACCTGCGCCTCGGTCGCGTCGGCCAGCCCCGGCGCGGACTGTTCCCCCGGGCCGCTGACCACGAAGAGCGCCCCCTCCAGAGGTGCGCACCACAACGCGAGCGCCGGCCCACCGGGCACGCTCACCCAGGCCACGGCGGCCTTCTTCATCGCCTCGTCGACCAGGGGCGTGCTGGTCCGCTCCACGTCGGTCACCCTCGTATTCTCCCGCACCGCGTGCCTCCCGTCAGCGCCACCCGCCACCGGAACGCCGAGATCTGCCACGGAGACGTCCAGGCCCTCGTCGTCAGCCGACGAACGGGGGAACGGCGATCTCGCCCCGGGCCACCGGCATCACCTGGCCGGCCACGGTGGCGCCCACCGCCTGACCGCCGGCTGCGGTCACCGTGCAGGCCAGCAGGGACGGACGGTTGATCTCGACGCCCTGGTGGACGGTGTACTCCGCGCGCCCGTCGGCGGGCAGCAGGCCGCTGGCGACCAGCCACACCCCGAGGCCCAGGGCGGCCGAGCCGGTGGCCGGGTCCTCCGGCACGCCGAGCCCGGGGACGAAGACCCGGGCATGTGCGGTTTGAGCGACGGCGTTCCAGGAGAAGACGCTGACGTGCTCCACTCCGTACCGTGCTGCCGCCGCCGCGTTCACCCGGGCGCGGGCCACCGCGTCCGGACGGACCGGAAGGTAGGGGAACTCCAGCCCGCAACCGGCCACCCGGGGGGCCGGGCCGACGTGGTCGTCCGCGGCGAGCCCGGCCATCTCCAGCAGCGGCTCCGGGTCCAGCTCGGGGCCGAGGGTGGCCACGCCGCCCGTCAGCGTCGCCCCGGTGGGGGTGACCTCGATGGGCAGCACGCCCGCCCCGCACTCCTGGGTGACCTGCCCCACACCGAACATGCCGCGACGGCTGGCGGTCACCGCCGCGCCGACGCTCGGGTGCCCGGCGAAGGGCAACTCCTCGGCCGGGGTGAAGATCCGGGCCCGATAGGTGGCACCGACCTGGGTGGGCGGGAGCACGAAAACCGTCTCGGAGAGGTTGAACTCCAGCGCGAGCGCCTGCATCTGCTCGGTGGCCAGCCCTTCGGCGCCGAACACCACCGCCAGCGGATTGCCGGCGAACGGGCGATCGGTGAAGACGTCCACGATCTCGTAGGACAAGGTCGACATGTTGCTAGACACTAGGCGCTTAGGCTGGTGCCCGTGAGCACGCCGACCCGGGTCTACCTCGCCCGGCTCGCCGGAGTCGCCGTCTTCGATCCCAACGGTGACCAGGTGGGCCGGGTCCGCGACGCGGTGGCCCGGCTGCGGCCGACGCAACGCCCGCCCGAGGTGGTCGGCCTGGTCGCCGAGATGCCGATGCGGCGGCGCATCTTCCTCTCGCTGAACCGGATCACCTCCATCGACTCCGACGCGGTCGTGCTCGGCAGCGGCACGCTCAACCTGCGGCGCTTCGAGAAGCGCCCGAACGAACTGCTCGTGCTCCAGGAACTGCTGGACCGGCGGGTGCAGGTCGAGCCCGTCGGGCAGCCAGGGTCCGTGGTCGACGTGGCGATGGAGTGCAGCCGGGGCGGCGAGTGGTCGCTGGCCCGGGTCGCCGTACGCGAGCAGACCGGCCGGCTGACCCGCCGGGGCCACCTGCACCAGGTCGAGTGGGAACGGGTACGCGGGCTCAGCGGCATCGCCGACAGCCGGGGCACGGCCAACCTGCTCGCGGTGCTGGAGGACATGCGCCCCGCCGACCTCGCCAACGCCCTCCAGGACCTCCCCGACGCCCGGCGCAACGAGGTCGCCGCAGCGCTGGACGACGAGCGCCTGGCGGATGTGCTGAGCGAGCTGCCGGAGCGCGACCAGGTGGAGATCCTGGCCGCGCTGGACCGGCAGCGGGCCGCCGAGGTGCTGGAGGAGATGGACCCGGACGACGCCGCCGACCTGCTCAGTGAGCTGCCGCCGCCCGAGCAGGACGTGCTGCTCGACCTGATGCAGCCGGACGAGGCCGATCCGGTGCGTCAGCTGCTCAAGTACACGCCGGGAACGGCTGGCAGCGTGATGACCTCCGAGCCGGTGATCCTGCCGCCGGACGCCACCGTCGCCGAAGCCCTGGCCCGGATCCGGGAACCGCAGCTCTCGCCCGCGATCGCCGCGCAGGTGTTCGTGTCCCGGGCGCCGATGACCACGCCGACCGGCCGCTACCTGGGCATGGTGCACTTCCAGCGGCTGCTCCGCGAGCCGCCGGCCGACCTGCTCGGCGGCGTGGTGGTCAACGACATCGACCCGCTGCGGCCGACCACCCCGCTGCCGGAGATCACCCGCCGGATGGCCACGTACGACCTGGTGTCCATGCCGGTGATCGACCGCAACAACCGGCTGGTCGGCGCGGTCACGGTCGACGACGTGCTGGACCACCTCCTGCCCCGGGACTGGCGGGACCGGGACGCAGCCGCGCGCCCGCCCACCGCCGCGCCGACGCTGGACGGCGCGGATGGCTGAGCAGCGACGGGCGCAGCGGCTCGACCAGCCGCGCGAGCCCCGGGGCGTCAAGCTGCCCCGGTTCGACCCGGAGGCCTTCGGCCGGTGGTCCGAGGGGATCGCCCGGGGGATGGGCACCGCGAACTTCATCGTCTACATGACGATCGTGATCGCGCTGTGGTTCGGCTGGAACACCCTGGCCCCGGCGGACCTGCGCTTCGACCCGTACACCTTCACGTTCCTGACCCTGGTGCTGTCCCTCCAGGCCAGCTACGCGGCCCCGCTGATCCTGCTGGCGCAGAACCGGCAGGCCGACCGGGACCGGGTCACCCAGGAGGAGGACCGCCGGCGGGCGACCATGCAGAAGGCCGACACCGAGTACCTGGCCCGGGAGATCGCCGCGCTGCGCAACGCGATGGGCGAGGTGGCGACCCGGGACTTCCTCCGCTCCGAGCTGGCCCGGCTGGCCGAGGAGCTGGACGAGGCGGGCCGGCGCCGCCAGCGCCTGGAGCGGCGGCAGCAGGGGAAGGTCGCGCAGCACGGGGAAGGGCTGGAGGAACCCCGCGACGACCTGGACGGCGACTGGGCCCACGACGGCCGGCCGGGGGGCCGGGAGCCGGAGAGCTGAGCGGCCGGAAGGGCTGAGCTGAGCGCCGTCCGCCCCACGGAGCCGGGCGAGCGGCGTTCGCCTGGAACCTCCCACTTCGCCCCGCATTTCGGCCACCCAGCCGTCGCCATCGAATCGCTCACACCGGCCCCCGCTGGCGGCGGCGGGGCATCGGCCCCGACGTAGCATTGCGGGCATGTCAGCACCCGTCAGCACCGTCTCCGACGCGATCCAGGCCGCGCTGGCCACCGTCAACGACCCGGAGATCCGCCGGCCCATCACCGAGCTGGGCATGGTCCGCTCCGCCGAGATCGGCGACGACGGAGTCGTACGGGTCGAACTGCTGCTCACCGTCGCCGGCTGCCCGCTGAAGGACAAGCTGCGCTCGGACATCACGGCCGCCGTCGGCACGGTGCCCGGGGTCACCGGCGTGGAGATCGAGTTCGGCGTGATGAGCCCTGAGCAGCGCCAGGAGCTCCAGTCGAAGCTACGTGGCGGCGGCGCCTCCCAGGAGCCGGTCATCCCGTTCGCCCAGCCGGGCTCCCGCACCCGCGTGTACGCGGTCGCCAGCGGCAAGGGCGGCGTCGGCAAGTCCAGCGTGACGGTCAACCTGGCCGCCGCCCTGGCCGCCCGCGGGCTCTCCGTCGGCGTGGTCGACGCGGACATCTACGGCCACTCGGTGCCCCGGATGCTCGGCGCGGACGGCCGCCCGACCCGCGTCGAGGACATGATCATGCCGCCGCAGTCGCACGGCGTGAAGGTCATCTCGATCGGCATGTTCACCGCCGGCAACGCCGCCGTGGTGTGGCGCGGTCCGATGCTGCACCGGGCGTTGCAGCAGTTCCTCGCCGACGTCTACTGGGGTGAGCTGGACGTGCTCCTGCTCGACCTGCCCCCGGGCACCGGCGACGTGGCCATCTCCCTGGCCCAACTGCTGCCCAACTCCGAGATCCTGATCGTCACGACCCCGCAGGCCGCCGCCGCCGAGGTGGCGGAGCGGGCCGGCGCGATCGCGTTGCAGACCCACCAGCGCGTGGTCGGCGTCATCGAGAACATGTCCTGGCTGGAGCTGCCGGACGGCTCCCGGATGGAGGTCTTCGGCGCGGGCGGCGGCCAGACGGTCGCCGAGTCGCTGACACAGACCATCGGCGCGCAGGTGCCGCTGCTCGGGCAGATCCCGCTCGACACCCGGGTCCGCGAGGCCGGCGACGACGGCACCCCGATCGTGCTGGCCGCGCCGGAGTCGCCGGCCGCGAGGGCACTGGGCCAGATCGCCGACCGGCTCGCTTTGCGGCGGGAGTCGCTGCTCGGCAAGCCGCTGGGCCTCAAGCCCGCCGGCCGCTGACCGTACGCCGGTCGCCGGCGGCCGGCGGCCGGCGGCCGGCGCTGTCGCCACCGGCTCGAAGCGACGAAGCTCAATCGCAGGAGGGCGTCGGGGGCAGCCGGTCTCGCGCACAAGCTCTGCCCGACCATGATCGTCTGATGGAAAACCGGCCGGATCCATCCCCACGCTCCGGCTGCCCATCAACTGATCATGGTAGTGATCGAGCCGCAGTCGGGCGGGGGCAGGGCGCAGCCGGGCGGGCGGGTCAGGGCGCAGCCGGGCGGGCGCAGCCGAGCGGGCGCAGCCGGGCGGGCGCAGCCGAGCGGGCGCAGCCGGGCGGGCGCAGCCGAGCGGGCGCAGCCGGGCGGGCGCAGCCGAGCGGGCGCAGCCGAGCGGGCGCAGCCGAGCGGGCGCAGCCGAGCGGGCGCAGCCGAGCGGGCGCAGCCGAGCGGGCGCAGCCGCGCAGCCGAGCGGGCGCAGCCGCGCAGCCGAGCGGGCGCAGCCGCGCAGCCGAGCGGGCGCAGCCGCGCAGCCGGCGGGGGTTAGGGCGCGGCGGGGGTTAGGGCGCGGCGGGGGTTAGGGCGCGGCGGGCGGGGTCAGGTCGCGTCGTCGTAGCTGGCCCGGGGGGCGGGGGCCGGGGCGCTGCCGGTGGCGGTGGCCGGGCGGCTGCCGCCCGCCCGCAGGTCGGCGGCGGAGGCGACGTCCTTCAGCTCGTTGTGCACGCCGGTGACGTCCGCCCGCAGGTTGTCGTAGACGCCCTGCAACGGCTTCCGGATCGCCTGCTCGTCCTCCTCGCTGAGCAGGTGCTTGCGGATGAACGCCTTCGGGTGCAGGTCCTCCAGCTGGATGTCGGTGCCCAGCTCGCGACTGAGGTCGGTGGTGGCGTTGTTGGCCATCGTGCGCAGGTTGCGCACCATGCGCAGGCCGTCGCTGATCACCGCGGGCAGCCGGTCACCGAAGATCAGCAGCGCCACGAGCAGCAGCGCACCGATCTCCCACCAGTTCAGGTTCTCGAACACTGCACGGGCCTCCTTCGGCGTCAGCAGCAAGACTACGCACGTCGGACGCCACCGGGGAGGGGGTGACCGGCCCCTACTTGGCGTCTGCGGCCAGAGTCACGGAGGCGTTCTGCCGGTCCGCGCCCCGGCGATACTCCACGGTCACCACCGCGCCGGGGGCGAACTTGCGGACCAGGGCGATCAGGTCGGTCGGTTCGGTCATCGGCCGCCCGTTGAGCTTCAGGATCACGTCACCGGCCTTCAGTCCCGCGCCGGCCGCCGGCCCGGACGGCTCCACGGCCGCCAGTCGTACGCCGGCTCCTCCGGTGCCCGCGGCGGACCCGCCGACCTGGGCGCCGATCACCGTGCGGCGGGCCTTGCCGGTGCCGATGATGTCCTGGGTGATCCGCTTGGCCTGGTTGATCGGGATGGCGAAGGCGAGGCCGATGTTGCCCGCCTCCTGCCCCTCCGCCACCAGCGACTTGATGGTCGAGTTGACCCCGATCACCCGGCCCGCCCCGTCGACCAGCGGGCCGCCCGAGTTGCCGTGGTTGACCGCCGCGTCGGTCTGGATCGCCGCGTAGTAGCGCGTGGGGCCACCCGGCTCGCCGGCCCGCATCGTCCGGTCCAGTGCGCTGACGATGCCGGCTGTGACCGTGTTGGCGAGCGACAGCGGCGAGCCCATGGCGAGCACCGGGTCGCCCACGGCCAGCGCGTCGGAGTCGCCGAACTCGACCGGCCGCAGGCCCGTCCGAGAGACCTTGATCACGGCGATGTCGGATTCCGGGTCCTGCCCGATGACGGTCGCCGGGGCCGAACTGCCGTCGTTGAAGATCACCGACGCCTTGCCGGTCGCCCCGGCCAGCACGTGGTCGTTGGTGATCACGTGCCCGTCGGCGCTGGCGATGAAGCCGGAGCCCTCGCTCGTGCCGCCGAGGCTCGCCACCCGGACGGTCACCACGCTGGGCAGCACCCGCTCGGCGACCCCGGCGAGCGACTCGGGCCGGCGCTGGGCCAGACCGGGTGCCTGCGGATCCGCGCCGAGCACCGTGCCGGCGGCGCCGCCGCGCACCGCGAAGGCGTACCCGAGCGCGCCGCCCAGGCTGCCCGCGAGCAACGCGGTGATCAACGGGATGAGCAGCAGTTGCCGCAGCGTGGGCCGGCCCGGGGCGTCCGGGTCGCTGACCGGCTCCGGCTCGTTTCCGGGGCTCGGCGCGGCCGGCAGCAGCACGGCGGCCGGCGCGCTCGGGTCGCGCCACGGGTCGGCCAGCGCGTCCGACCACCAGGGCGAAGTCGTGCCGCCCCCGGCGCCCGAAGGCGTCGGCGGCGACCCCACCGGCGGATACCCGGGCCCCGGCGGTCGCGCCGGTGCCGGAGCTCCCCCGGGCTGGCGCCAGTCCCAGCCGTCGGTCACGTCGGTGCCCTCCCAGTCCATCCCCGGATCCCGCGCTCCACCGACCCGGCGACAGGGTCGCCCGGTCGCGCTCGCCGGAACACCGCTTCCAGGATTACACGGATGCCACGGCTGGAGTCACCTGTTGCCGGCCGTGATCGTCGGGTGGCGGACGCGCGGCTGCGCCCGTACGACGTCGCCTCTAGGCTCACAGTGCCCACCCGCCCCCGCACCACGCACGCCGCCCGGAGGTGTCCCATCGCCACGGTCGCCGGTTCCGGCACTTCGACGGCCCAGACCCTGCACTTCGCCGAGTCGTACGTGACCGAGGATCTCGTCCTACGCACCGCCCGCAGTCTGGCCCACGAGGTCGGCCTCGAGGCGGTGACCCCCGGCGCCGGCGCGGCCCTGCGGCTGCTCGCCGCCGCCGGCAGCGCCCGGGCGGTGGTGGAGATCGGCACCGGCACCGGAGTCAGCGGCGTCTGGCTGCTGCGCGGCATGCGCGCCGACGGCGTACTCACCACCATCGACGTCGAGGTCGAGCACCAACGGATCGCCCGGCGGATCTTCACCGAGGCGGGCGTCGCCGCAGGTCGGACCCGGATCATCACCGGTCGGGCGCTGGACGTGCTCCCCCGGCTCACCGACGGCGCGTACGACCTGGTCTTCGTGGACGCGGAGGCGACCGGGTTCGCCGCCTGCGTGGACGCCGCGCTGCGGCTGCTGCGGCCGGGCGGCGTGGTCGCGCTCAACGGCACGCTGGCCGGCGGCCGGATCGGCGACCCCGCCGCCCGGGACGTCGAGACGGTGACCGTCCGCGAGGCGCTGAAGACGATCCGGGAGTCGGAACACTGGATCCCGGCGCTGCTGCCGGTCGGCCACGGGCTGCTCGCCGCCGTCAAGTGCTGACCTACCGCCGCTGACCGGGCGCCCGCCGGGTGCGGGCGCCGCCCGGCGGTCAACCCAGCGAGCCCAGCCAGCGCAGCAGCGAGCGTACGCCCCAGCCGGTCGCGCCCCGGGTCAGCTCGGCGTCGTCGCCGTCGGCCCAGGACGGCGCGGACATGTCCACGTGCAGCCACCGGTCGCGCAGCCCGCCGGTGAACTCCCGCAGGTAGAGCGCGGCCATCACGGAACCGGCGCCCCGGTCCGGGGAGCTGTGCAGGTCGGCCAGCTCGCTGCCGAGGTGCTCGGCGTAGTCGGCGGGCAGCGGCATCCGCCAGGCGGCCTCGCCGGCGGCGGAGATCGCGGCCAGCACGTCCGCGGCGAGCCCCTCGTTGTCGCTGTAGAGGGCACCCATGCGCTTGCCCAGTGCGACCGCGTTCGCCCCGGTGAGCGTGGCGAGGTCGACCAGCAGGTCGGGCTTGAGCTCGGCGACGGCGTACCCGAGCGCGTCGGCCAGGACGAGCCGCCCCTCGGCGTCGGAGTTGGTGGTCTCGCTGGTCGTGCCGCCGTAGTGGCGGATGATGTCGCCGGGGCGGAACGCCGAGCCGCTGAGCATGTTCTCGGCCAGCGGAGCGAGCGTGGTGACCCGGACCGGCAGGCGCAGGGCCGCCGCGCCGAGGGTCGCCGCGACCACCGCCGCCGCGCCGGCCATGTCCTTGCGCATCAGCTTCATCGACGCCACCGGCTTGATCGAGATACCGCCGGTGTCGAACGTGATCCCCTTGCCGACCAGCACCACGTGGATGCGCGCGTCGGCCGGCCGCCAGTCCAGCTCGACCAGGCGCGGGCCGCTGGCCGAGCCGCCTCCGACGGCGAGGATGCCGCCGAATCCCTCGGCCGCCAGCTCGTCCGGGCCGCGTACCCGCAGGTGCAGGTCCGGCACGTCGGCGGCGAGGGTGGCGACCTGGTCGGCGAACCACTCCGGGTTCTTGGTCGACGAGGGGGTGTTGGTGAGATCTCGGGCGAACCGGGTCATCCGGGCCGTCGTCCGGGCCAACTCCACCACTGCGGTGTACGCGTCCGGGTCGGCCACCACCACGTCGACCCCGGCCAGGGCGGGAGTGCTGCCGGCGTCGGTCAGCCGGAACCGGTACGAGGCCAGCAGCAACCCCTCGACCAGTCCGCGTACGGCCGCCGGGGTGACCTCCGCCGGCATGGCCAACGTGATGTGTGTCTCATCCTTCCCGGCCCGGGCCAGGGCCGCGCCGGCCGTCCGCCAGCCCGCCTCGTCGCCCTCGCCGACGCCGAGCAGCAGCAGCCGGCCGGGATCGCGTCCGGGCCGCAGCTGTGCCTGGACCTCACCGGGGCGTCCGGTCAGCCGGGCCGCCGGCACCAGGGCGGCAGCCTCCTCGACCACGCCGTCGGGCAGCGTCGCCGCGGTCGGGGCCGGTCGGGCCGGGTCGTCGTCGCCCGGACCGGGCCAAACGGGCAGAACGAGGGTGTCGAGCCGGTCCGGCTCGGCGAGCAGACGGATGGCGAGCACGCGGAGCCGTACCTCCAGGAAGCGCGCGGAGGGTGGCTCCGCGGGGAATGAAGACCCTGAGCCACCGGCGGTGCCGGTGGCTCAGGGGTTGACGAAAGGCCCACGCGGGCGCGCGGGCCACTTCTCGGTCAGCCGGCGGCTGCCTTCAGTGCGTCACCGAGCGCGTTGGCCTCGTCGGGAGTCATCTCGACGACGAGCCGGCCACCGCCCTCCAGCGGGACGCGCATGACGATGCCCCGGCCCTCCTTGGTGACTTCCAGCGGACCGTCGCCCGTCCGCGGCTTCATCGCCGCCATGTTGTCTCCCCTCAGACCTACACCAGGGTCGGTGGGTTGCCCCACAGCCACTTCGTCTTGACCACCCGCAACCTACGCGGGGGTGTCGACCAACGATTTTCCCTGATGAACACCGCCGGACCCAAACCGAAGCAGCATTGATGTAACAGCATCTAGCTTATCCTGAGAAGGCCTGTCACAATGTGCGGTCATGCAGGCACGGTCGGCACTCTTCGACCTGTACGGCGACCACCTCCGGGCGAGGGGCGGCCGGGCACCCGTTGCCGCCCTGGTCAGGCTGCTGGCGCCGCTCGGGATCGCCCCGCCCGCGGTGCGCACGGCGGTCTCCCGAATGGTCCGCCAGGGGTGGCTCGACCCGTGCCGGCTCGCCTCCGGGCCGGGATATTCGATCACACCGAAAGCCGCCCGCCGGCTGGACGAGGCGGCGGCCCGGATCTACCGGACCGGCCGGATCACCTGGGACGGACGGTTCGACCTGCTGTCGCTGGAAGTCCCCCTGTCCCGGCGGGACCGGCAGCGGCTCGCCGCCAACCTGACCTTCCTCGGCTACGGCGCCCTGGACGAGAGCACCTGGGTGGCCACCCGACCGGGTGAGGACGTGGACGTGCTGCTCGACGAGGCGGGCGTGCGCTACGAGCGGTTCACCTCCGCGCACACCGCCGGCACCCCCGGCGCGATGGGCGTGGTCCGCCGGGCCTGGGACCTGACGGAGATCGGTCAGGCGTACGAGCAGTTCGTCGCCGAGCAGCGACCGCTGCTGGCCGGGGTCACCGTGCGCAGCCCCGACGAGGAGGCGTACGCGGCCCGGTTCCGGCTAGTGCACGCGTGGCGTACCTTCCTGTTCCGGGACCCGCAGCTGCCCCCGGCACTGCTGCCCGAACGCTGGCCCGGCACCGCCGCCGCCAGTTTCTTCGACCGGCACGCGGCCCGGCTGCGGCCGGCCGCCGACAGGTACGTCGAGCAGTGCCTCGACGTTGGCAACCGCATCGCCCGACAGAAGGGTCGTGAGAAGTGACCGAGCCTCTGCTCGTCGACCGCACCGACGCCGTCGTCACCCTGACGCTGAACCG
This window harbors:
- a CDS encoding DMT family transporter, producing MSPAPRRPPLDPVTTGALALAVVAVSSSAPLVAFAAAPALAVAFWRNLLSVVVLGPFSMARRRAEFRSLTVGAGRREGVYCMLSGVALAAHFATWMPSTRLTSVAAATALCATQPVWQGLIARVQGRRLPGVVWAGIAVAVAGAGVATGADFAVSGRAVAGDLLAVAGGMFAAVYTAFGERARTTISTTTYTTICYGVCALLLLLVCLVGGVPLTGFDAGSWAAVLALVAGAQLLGHSMFNYALRKVSATTVSVLVLLEAPGAALLGWAWLGQLPGVTALLGLALLLAGVAVVVLGGARAARRIPPVPTVVPADAGPLPD
- a CDS encoding HAD family hydrolase, with amino-acid sequence MPTYQAVLFDFFGTLTRSVQRGAAHRSTAELLGCPPRALVEVLDRTYYERACGRLGNAEATLRWVCEQAGVHPSDDAVRSAVASRHRAIRADTRLRDEAVPTLAALRRLGLRTGVISDCTHELPAFLPQLPIAPLLDVRVFSVQVGRCKPDPALYQAACRRLSLAPADCLYVGDGGSQELTGAERAGMTAVRLAAPDLAGHMVFNADAAWIGPALHSLDEVVDLVRATTVPPGPPLPAACGSC
- a CDS encoding PhzF family phenazine biosynthesis protein, which encodes MSTLSYEIVDVFTDRPFAGNPLAVVFGAEGLATEQMQALALEFNLSETVFVLPPTQVGATYRARIFTPAEELPFAGHPSVGAAVTASRRGMFGVGQVTQECGAGVLPIEVTPTGATLTGGVATLGPELDPEPLLEMAGLAADDHVGPAPRVAGCGLEFPYLPVRPDAVARARVNAAAAARYGVEHVSVFSWNAVAQTAHARVFVPGLGVPEDPATGSAALGLGVWLVASGLLPADGRAEYTVHQGVEINRPSLLACTVTAAGGQAVGATVAGQVMPVARGEIAVPPFVG
- a CDS encoding magnesium transporter MgtE N-terminal domain-containing protein, which translates into the protein MSTPTRVYLARLAGVAVFDPNGDQVGRVRDAVARLRPTQRPPEVVGLVAEMPMRRRIFLSLNRITSIDSDAVVLGSGTLNLRRFEKRPNELLVLQELLDRRVQVEPVGQPGSVVDVAMECSRGGEWSLARVAVREQTGRLTRRGHLHQVEWERVRGLSGIADSRGTANLLAVLEDMRPADLANALQDLPDARRNEVAAALDDERLADVLSELPERDQVEILAALDRQRAAEVLEEMDPDDAADLLSELPPPEQDVLLDLMQPDEADPVRQLLKYTPGTAGSVMTSEPVILPPDATVAEALARIREPQLSPAIAAQVFVSRAPMTTPTGRYLGMVHFQRLLREPPADLLGGVVVNDIDPLRPTTPLPEITRRMATYDLVSMPVIDRNNRLVGAVTVDDVLDHLLPRDWRDRDAAARPPTAAPTLDGADG
- a CDS encoding DUF1003 domain-containing protein, giving the protein MAEQRRAQRLDQPREPRGVKLPRFDPEAFGRWSEGIARGMGTANFIVYMTIVIALWFGWNTLAPADLRFDPYTFTFLTLVLSLQASYAAPLILLAQNRQADRDRVTQEEDRRRATMQKADTEYLAREIAALRNAMGEVATRDFLRSELARLAEELDEAGRRRQRLERRQQGKVAQHGEGLEEPRDDLDGDWAHDGRPGGREPES
- a CDS encoding Mrp/NBP35 family ATP-binding protein: MSAPVSTVSDAIQAALATVNDPEIRRPITELGMVRSAEIGDDGVVRVELLLTVAGCPLKDKLRSDITAAVGTVPGVTGVEIEFGVMSPEQRQELQSKLRGGGASQEPVIPFAQPGSRTRVYAVASGKGGVGKSSVTVNLAAALAARGLSVGVVDADIYGHSVPRMLGADGRPTRVEDMIMPPQSHGVKVISIGMFTAGNAAVVWRGPMLHRALQQFLADVYWGELDVLLLDLPPGTGDVAISLAQLLPNSEILIVTTPQAAAAEVAERAGAIALQTHQRVVGVIENMSWLELPDGSRMEVFGAGGGQTVAESLTQTIGAQVPLLGQIPLDTRVREAGDDGTPIVLAAPESPAARALGQIADRLALRRESLLGKPLGLKPAGR
- a CDS encoding preprotein translocase subunit TatB encodes the protein MFENLNWWEIGALLLVALLIFGDRLPAVISDGLRMVRNLRTMANNATTDLSRELGTDIQLEDLHPKAFIRKHLLSEEDEQAIRKPLQGVYDNLRADVTGVHNELKDVASAADLRAGGSRPATATGSAPAPAPRASYDDAT
- a CDS encoding S1C family serine protease, with the protein product MDWEGTDVTDGWDWRQPGGAPAPARPPGPGYPPVGSPPTPSGAGGGTTSPWWSDALADPWRDPSAPAAVLLPAAPSPGNEPEPVSDPDAPGRPTLRQLLLIPLITALLAGSLGGALGYAFAVRGGAAGTVLGADPQAPGLAQRRPESLAGVAERVLPSVVTVRVASLGGTSEGSGFIASADGHVITNDHVLAGATGKASVIFNDGSSAPATVIGQDPESDIAVIKVSRTGLRPVEFGDSDALAVGDPVLAMGSPLSLANTVTAGIVSALDRTMRAGEPGGPTRYYAAIQTDAAVNHGNSGGPLVDGAGRVIGVNSTIKSLVAEGQEAGNIGLAFAIPINQAKRITQDIIGTGKARRTVIGAQVGGSAAGTGGAGVRLAAVEPSGPAAGAGLKAGDVILKLNGRPMTEPTDLIALVRKFAPGAVVTVEYRRGADRQNASVTLAADAK